From the Toxoplasma gondii ME49 chromosome VIIa, whole genome shotgun sequence genome, one window contains:
- a CDS encoding hypothetical protein (encoded by transcript TGME49_201785~Signal peptide predicted by SignalP 2.0 HMM (probability 0.983) with cleavage site probability 0.861 at residue 17): MRGLFLMAWCVPVELHCQDTVSLLVYSSRIALTGFFRLHRCGNRLSRSSVEPEQERAPLLQERFAGESHRQKKVCRAAAPAVALQNDFDIPNVKTVSTFYVQFSTFPVISIYAFPCKRRKYKATRHTSLCSG, encoded by the exons ATGCGGGGACTGTTCCTGATGGCTTGGTGTGTGCCTGTGGAACTGCATTGTCAAGATACAGTCTCGCTGTTAGTTTACTCGAGCAGGATTGCATTAACCGGTTTTTTCCGGCTACACCGCTGCGGAAATCGTCTTTCCCGTAGTTCCGTAGAACCGGAACAAGAGCGAGCTCCGCTGCTGCAGGAGCGCTTCGCCGGCGAAAGCCACCGACAGAAAAAG GTCTGTCGGGCGGCGGCTCCTGCAGTGGCGCTGCAAAACGATTTCGACATTCCAAATGTTAAGACCGTCAGCACGTTTTACGTCCAATTTTCAACTTTTCCGGTTATATCCATCTACGCTTTCCCGTGCAAAAG GAGGAAATACAAGGCGACAAGACACACATCGTTGTGTTCTGGTTGA
- the MIC2 gene encoding microneme protein MIC2 (encoded by transcript TGME49_201780~Predicted trans-membrane domain (TMHMM2.0):6-29), with the protein MRLQREAVFGLMFACGMWMWPSEVAGGGWSIVDALRKRYDTSRGGDANGVDTSGVEDVIQSESAIGAAEGCTNQLDICFLIDSSGSIGIQNFRLVKQFLHTFLMVLPIGPEEVNNAVVTYSTDVHLQWDLQSPNAVDKQLAAHAVLDMPYKKGSTNTSDGLKACKQILFTGSRPGREHVPKLVIGMTDGESDSDFRTVRAAKEIRELGGIVTVLAVGHYVKHSECRSMCGCSGTSDDDSPCPLYLRADWGQLATAIKPMLKEVCKTLPQDAICSDWSAWSPCSVSCGDGSQIRTRTEVSAPQPGTPTCPDCPAPMGRTCVEQGGLEEIRECSAGVCAVDAGCGVWGEWSAWSASCGNATRKRERTRYNDPPPQGAGRRCENQDPPVLQEQTEEATLAPCITIPPTPPEWAAWSDCTVTCGGGNRHRVRNALPPGLGSQNGESDESLVSKLWPGTDLRQEEACNTSPCPINATCGQFEEWSTCSVSCGGGLKTRSRNPWNEDQQHGGLSCEQQHPGGRTETITCNPQACPVDERPGEWAEWGECSVTCGDGVRERRRGKSLVEAKFGGRTIDQQNEALPEDLKIKNVEYEPCSYPACGASCTYVWSDWNKCVCPMGYQARHAAVKFDYRNKPCDLPTFETKACSCGETNPVPSEGTTPGAPGATGPEQPNQRPLPEGSDENETPTNEEGEQSKKESGSGIAGAIAGGVIGGLILLGAAGGASYHYYLSSSVGSPSAEIEYEADDGATKVVMEEEKETLVPVDDDSDMWME; encoded by the exons ATGAGACTCCAACGCGAGGCCGTTTTCGGTCTGATGTTCGCTTGCGGTATGTGGATGTGGCCGAGCGAAGTGGCAGGTGGAGGGTGGAGTATTGTGGATGCCTTACGAAAAAGGTACGACACGAGtcgaggaggcgacgcaAACGGTGTCGATACTTCAG GCGTTGAAGATGTGATTCAATCTGAGAGTGCCATCGGAGCCGCAGAGGGGTGCACCAACCAGCTGGACATTTGCTTTCTTATCGATTCGTCTGGAAGCATAGGAATACAGAATTTCCGTCTAGTAAAACAGTTCCTCCACACCTTTTTAATGGTGTTGCCCATTGGCCCAGAAGAAGTTAACAATGCAGTTGTTACTTACTCGACGGACGTTCACCTGCAATGGGATCTACAGAGTCCGAACGCGGTTGACAAGCAGCTCGCGGCGCATGCGGTGCTAGACATGCCGTATAAAAAGGGCAGTACCAACACCAGTGATGGACTGAAGGCCTGCAAACAAATTCTGTTTACAGGTTCGCGCCCAGGACGCGAACATGTGCCGAAgctagtgattggaatgacAGATGGCGAATCGGATTCTGATTTTCGCACCGTGAGAGCGGCAAAGGAGATTCGTGAGCTTGGAGGCATCGTCACAGTCCTTGCAGTCGGTCATTACGTCAAACATAGTGAGTGCCGAAGCATGTGTGGGTGCAGTGGTACGAGCGATGATGACAGTCCGTGTCCCCTGTATCTTCGGGCTGACTGGGGGCAGCTCGCGACGGCGATTAAACCGATGCTTAAAGAGGTTTGTAAGACACTCCCCCAGGATGCCATTTGCTCGGATTGGTCCGCATGGAGCCCCTGCAGTGTATCCTGCGGTGACGGAAGCCAAATCAGGACGCGAACTGAGGTTTCTGCTCCGCAACCTGGAACACCAACATGTCCGGACTGCCCTGCGCCCATGGGAAGGACTTGCGTGGAACAAGGCGGACTTGAAGAAATTCGTGAATGCAGTGCGGGGGTATGTGCTGTTGACGCTGGATGTGGCGTCTGGGGAGAGTGGTCCGCCTGGAGCGCGTCTTGCGGAAATGCCAcaaggaagcgagagcgaACGCGTTACAATGACCCACCACCCCAGGGGGCAGGCCGTCGGTGTGAAAATCAGGATCCGCCGGTGTTACAggagcagacagaagaagcaactcTTGCTCCTTGCATAACTATACCGCCAACTCCCCCAGAATGGGCTGCATGGAGCGACTGCACTGTCACGTGTGGCGGTGGCAATCGGCATCGAGTGAGAAACGCACTGCCACCAGGACTGGGGTCGCAGAACGGAGAAAGTGACGAATCGCTCGTGTCCAAACTGTGGCCTGGGACAGATCTACGACAGGAGGAAGCATGTAATACCTCACCGTGTCCAATTAATGCAACTTGCGGTCAGTTTGAAGAATGGAGTACATGCTCGGTCTCATGTGGTGGTGGACTGAAAACGAGGTCGAGGAACCCTTGGAATGAAGACCAACAACATGGAGGACTATCCTGCGAGCAGCAGCATCCTGGTGGGCGGACGGAAACGATAACTTGCAATCCTCAAGCGTGTCCTGTGGATGAACGACCGGGGGAGTGGGCAGAGTGGGGGGAATGTAGTGTCACGTGCGGCGACGGAGTGCGAGAGCGCAGGCGCGGGAAAAGTCTAGTTGAGGCTAAATTCGGCGGACGCACCATTGATCAGCAGAATGAGGCTCTTCCGGAAGACTTAAAAATCAAAAACGTCGAGTATGAGCCGTGTTCGTATCCTGCTTGTGGAG CTTCCTGCACGTACGTCTGGAGTGACTGGAACAAGTGCGTGTGCCCGATGGGCTACCAGGCTAGACATGCAGCAGTCAAGTTCGATTATCGTAACAAGCCTTGCGACCTCCCAACGTTTGAAACGAAAgcatgcagctgcggcgAGACAAATCCGGTGCCTTCGGAGGGAACGACTCCTGGTGCGCCTGGCGCCACCGGTCCGGAACAGCCAAACCAGCGCCCACTTCCTGAAGGTTCTGATGAAAACGAGACGCCGACgaacgaagagggagaacagtCCAAGAAAGAGTCAGGCAGTGGCATAGCTGGGGCTATTGCGGGTGGCGTCATCGGCGGTCTGATACTGCTTGGCGCAGCTGGAGGAGCCAGTTACCACTACTATTTGAG CTCCAGTGTCGGATCCCCATCCGCGGAGATAGAGTACGAAGCGGACGATGGGGCGACCAAAGTGGTCatggaagaggagaaggaaacgctgGTGCCCGTGGATGACGATAGTGATATGTGGATGGAGTAG
- a CDS encoding hypothetical protein (encoded by transcript TGME49_201775): MYRNPPPLRYICKAGNTPKQLRIRNAEGQYVGTVAHKGRYLSATTHSTALKNTTSSQHQAVYVALVYHPLVCCSPLHIPTECETHWRDRGSLR; the protein is encoded by the exons ATGTACCGAAATCCACCACCTCTTCGTTATATCTGCAAGGCTGGCAATACCCCAAAACAACTTCGCATCAGGAATGCCGAAGGACAATACGTTGGTACCGTGGCACACAAAGGGCGCTACCTCTCGGCCACCACACACTCCACTGCTCTGAAAAACA CGACATCCTCTCAACATCAGGCTGTGTATGTCGCTCTGGTGTATCATCCCCTAGTTTGTTGTTCGCCTCTTCACATCCCAACTGAGTGCGAGACTCActggcgagacagaggctcTTTGAGATAG